One Actinomycetota bacterium DNA window includes the following coding sequences:
- a CDS encoding AMP-binding protein — protein sequence MRKTLWDSLPARQYLAAQEQHLVRYIRELVYPYSPYYRELLDYNRIKPGVIKALKDLSCIPFTTKADIAPLPEDPAIPFNLVLSPTPERAREAKASLRLKQRWLRLTHGAEGYARLMDREFLPVHYHFTIGRTALPTPILYTAYDLARMREAGRRVFELLELKRDDLVVNAFPFAPHLAFWMTYFATEACGIPALHTGGGRILGTHRVLEALERLGGTVLTATPSYAYHLLRASAREGRDLSRLHTLVLGGDGLPAGLKDKMRELLARVGAEKAVVASTYGFTEGRVAWSECRPSAASREKSSGYHLFPDMEVIEIIDPESGTRRGEGEDGEVVYTTLDWRGSVLLRFRTGDLVKGGIEYDPCPYCRRSLPRLGVEITRTSEYKEFELTKLKGTLVDLNAFYPLLSGHKDVLEWQLEIRKRNDDPYDLDELYLHIAPAEGMSKKYLEQELRELMLREVEIAPTRIVFHSLPRLLQRLGLDTKGREKRFLDLRSMAGREAQAEAGEPEPQERMDFEDGVAEEGEGLPDTDVDGYPHEGERD from the coding sequence ATGCGCAAGACGCTTTGGGACAGTCTGCCGGCCAGGCAGTACCTTGCCGCCCAGGAACAGCACCTCGTGCGCTACATCAGGGAGCTGGTATATCCTTACAGCCCCTATTACCGTGAGCTCCTCGACTACAACCGCATCAAGCCCGGGGTCATCAAGGCCCTCAAGGACCTCTCCTGTATCCCCTTCACCACCAAGGCGGACATCGCTCCCCTGCCCGAGGACCCCGCCATCCCCTTCAACCTCGTGCTCAGCCCCACCCCGGAGCGCGCGCGCGAGGCGAAGGCCTCGCTGCGCCTGAAGCAACGCTGGCTGCGCCTCACCCACGGTGCAGAGGGATACGCTCGGCTCATGGACCGCGAGTTCCTCCCCGTGCACTACCACTTCACCATAGGCCGCACCGCCCTGCCCACCCCCATCCTCTACACAGCCTACGACCTGGCCCGCATGCGGGAGGCGGGAAGGAGGGTCTTCGAACTCCTGGAGCTGAAACGTGACGATCTGGTCGTCAACGCCTTCCCCTTCGCCCCCCACCTGGCCTTCTGGATGACCTATTTCGCCACCGAGGCCTGCGGGATACCGGCGCTGCATACCGGCGGCGGACGCATCCTCGGCACCCACCGCGTGCTCGAGGCTCTGGAAAGGCTCGGCGGCACGGTGCTCACCGCCACCCCCAGCTACGCCTACCACCTCCTGCGCGCCTCGGCGCGCGAGGGCCGGGACCTCTCGCGCCTGCACACCCTGGTGCTGGGTGGCGACGGGCTGCCCGCCGGGCTCAAGGACAAGATGCGCGAACTCCTCGCCAGGGTGGGGGCGGAGAAAGCGGTGGTGGCGTCCACCTACGGCTTCACCGAGGGCAGGGTGGCGTGGAGCGAATGCAGGCCCTCCGCCGCCTCCAGGGAAAAGAGCTCCGGATACCACCTCTTCCCGGACATGGAGGTCATCGAGATCATCGACCCCGAGAGCGGCACGCGCCGGGGCGAGGGCGAGGACGGCGAGGTGGTCTATACCACCCTGGACTGGCGCGGCAGCGTTCTCCTGCGTTTCCGCACCGGCGATCTGGTCAAGGGGGGCATAGAGTACGATCCCTGCCCCTACTGCCGACGCTCCCTGCCCCGCCTGGGAGTGGAGATCACGCGTACCTCGGAGTACAAGGAGTTCGAGCTCACCAAGCTCAAGGGAACCCTGGTGGACCTCAACGCCTTCTATCCCCTGCTCTCGGGCCACAAGGACGTGCTGGAGTGGCAGCTCGAGATCCGCAAGCGCAACGACGACCCCTACGACCTCGACGAGCTCTACCTGCACATCGCACCCGCCGAGGGGATGTCCAAGAAATACCTGGAACAGGAGCTCCGTGAACTGATGCTGCGGGAGGTCGAGATCGCCCCCACGCGCATCGTTTTCCACAGCCTCCCGCGGCTGCTGCAGCGCCTGGGGCTGGATACCAAGGGACGCGAGAAGCGCTTTCTGGACCTGAGGTCCATGGCGGGAAGAGAGGCGCAGGCCGAGGCCGGTGAGCCCGAGCCCCAGGAGCGCATGGATTTCGAGGATGGCGTCGCGGAGGAGGGGGAGGGCCTCCCGGACACGGACGTGGACGGATACCCCCACGAAGGGGAACGGGATTAG
- a CDS encoding ribulose 1,5-bisphosphate carboxylase has product MLHYEAQPKALPEGVENDDFIIATYYAALPRDMIMYYLAPFLAIEQSTGTWTAVPGETPEVRAKHVAKVIAIHEVPFFEFEVPREVEERTYVVQVAFPVRNIEHQIPMLLTAVVGNISMGGKIKLIDLWFPKSYTDGFQGPKFGIDGIYEALGMKERRPLLNNMIKPCTGYSCEIGEKLFYEAALGGCDVIKDDELIADMAFNRCEDRVKAYMAMEKRVYEETGEHTLYTVNISDSIPKMFETAKRVVDAGANAIMVNYLAVGLPALQALAEDPDINVPILAHMDCAGALYESPISGIASHLVLAKLPRLAGADAIVFPAPYGKAPYLKDRFVFTADVMHYPLHALKPTMPMPSGGITPDMVPVCVADIGREIMIGSGGGIHAHPMGPTAGARAFRQAIDAAMCGIPIHEYAQDHQELAVALGMWEGAFKETTASCGLEGTIESLADR; this is encoded by the coding sequence ATGCTGCATTACGAGGCGCAGCCGAAGGCATTGCCGGAGGGCGTAGAGAACGACGACTTCATCATCGCCACCTATTACGCCGCCCTGCCTCGGGACATGATAATGTACTACCTGGCGCCCTTCCTGGCCATCGAGCAATCCACGGGTACCTGGACAGCGGTGCCGGGCGAGACGCCGGAGGTCAGGGCTAAGCACGTGGCCAAAGTCATCGCCATCCACGAGGTGCCCTTCTTCGAGTTCGAGGTGCCCAGGGAGGTGGAGGAGCGGACCTATGTGGTGCAGGTGGCCTTTCCCGTGCGTAACATCGAGCACCAGATCCCCATGCTGCTGACCGCGGTGGTGGGGAACATCTCCATGGGGGGGAAGATAAAGCTCATCGACCTCTGGTTCCCCAAGAGCTACACCGACGGCTTCCAGGGGCCCAAGTTCGGCATCGACGGCATCTACGAGGCGCTGGGGATGAAGGAGCGCCGGCCGCTGCTGAACAACATGATCAAGCCCTGCACCGGCTATTCCTGCGAGATTGGCGAGAAGCTCTTCTACGAGGCCGCGCTGGGCGGCTGCGACGTCATCAAGGACGACGAGCTCATCGCGGACATGGCCTTCAACCGCTGCGAGGACCGCGTGAAGGCATACATGGCCATGGAGAAGCGCGTGTACGAGGAGACGGGCGAACATACCCTTTACACCGTGAACATATCGGACAGCATACCCAAGATGTTCGAGACCGCCAAGCGTGTGGTGGATGCCGGGGCCAACGCCATCATGGTCAACTACCTGGCGGTGGGGCTCCCGGCCCTCCAGGCCCTGGCCGAGGACCCGGACATCAACGTGCCCATCCTCGCTCACATGGACTGCGCGGGCGCCCTCTACGAGTCGCCCATCTCCGGCATCGCCTCGCACTTGGTGCTGGCCAAGCTCCCCCGCCTGGCGGGTGCGGACGCCATCGTCTTCCCCGCCCCCTATGGCAAGGCGCCATACCTCAAGGACCGCTTCGTCTTCACCGCAGATGTCATGCACTACCCGCTGCACGCACTCAAGCCCACCATGCCCATGCCCTCGGGGGGCATCACCCCGGACATGGTGCCGGTGTGCGTGGCGGACATCGGCCGGGAGATCATGATCGGCTCCGGCGGCGGCATCCACGCCCACCCCATGGGGCCGACGGCGGGCGCGAGGGCCTTCCGCCAGGCCATAGATGCCGCCATGTGCGGCATCCCCATCCACGAGTATGCCCAGGACCACCAGGAGCTGGCGGTGGCGCTGGGGATGTGGGAAGGTGCCTTCAAGGAGACCACCGCCTCGTGTGGGCTGGAAGGCACCATCGAATCCCTTGCCGACCGTTGA
- a CDS encoding TetR/AcrR family transcriptional regulator gives MARTLGLRKNPVKDEREQAFKQAALRLFSTRGYHKTTMQEIALEAGFGKGTLYWYWRSKEELYFALVQESHDHFVGLVRQAADMEGTAMEKLAWLGRETAELHYRERDYTKLSWKMRAEELETFSPEYVERMRANNAQTKRELQRIIEQGIEEGVLPPVDPYYLACMLLGLVEGMEIQWLEEPDSFDLREAMEMVLSLGARAQPFLKEMYVGDEAVRDGR, from the coding sequence ATGGCCAGGACCCTGGGGCTGAGGAAAAACCCCGTCAAGGACGAGAGGGAACAGGCCTTCAAGCAGGCGGCCCTCAGGCTCTTCTCCACCAGGGGCTACCACAAGACCACCATGCAGGAGATCGCCCTCGAGGCGGGCTTCGGAAAGGGCACCCTCTACTGGTACTGGAGATCCAAGGAGGAGCTCTATTTCGCCCTTGTGCAGGAGTCCCACGACCATTTCGTGGGCCTGGTGAGGCAGGCCGCGGACATGGAGGGGACCGCCATGGAAAAGCTTGCCTGGCTGGGCAGGGAGACGGCGGAACTCCACTACAGGGAACGCGATTACACCAAGCTCTCCTGGAAGATGAGGGCGGAGGAGCTGGAGACGTTCTCGCCGGAGTACGTGGAGAGGATGCGCGCGAACAACGCCCAGACCAAGCGGGAGCTGCAGAGGATCATCGAACAGGGCATCGAGGAGGGGGTCCTGCCCCCGGTCGATCCCTATTACCTGGCCTGCATGCTGCTGGGACTGGTCGAGGGCATGGAGATCCAGTGGCTGGAGGAACCCGATTCATTCGACCTGCGCGAGGCCATGGAGATGGTGCTCTCGCTGGGCGCGAGGGCGCAGCCCTTCCTCAAGGAGATGTACGTTGGGGATGAGGCGGTAAGGGACGGGCGCTAA
- a CDS encoding MscL family protein has translation MGERTKGFIEFIRKQGLVGLAIGFIVGGDTGVVVSSLVTNLINPIIGAVVGQGSLDTLTFHIGDEVFDYEYFIGVLINLAIILVMVYLVFKVLRPERLDPGGGRGLTSP, from the coding sequence GTGGGTGAGAGAACTAAGGGTTTCATCGAGTTCATCCGCAAACAGGGCTTGGTAGGCCTGGCCATCGGCTTCATCGTGGGCGGCGACACCGGCGTGGTGGTGAGCTCCCTGGTCACCAACCTCATAAACCCTATCATAGGCGCCGTGGTCGGACAGGGGAGTCTGGACACCCTCACCTTTCACATCGGCGACGAAGTGTTCGACTATGAATACTTCATAGGGGTGCTCATCAACTTAGCGATTATCCTCGTCATGGTCTATCTGGTCTTCAAGGTACTGCGGCCGGAGAGGCTCGACCCTGGAGGAGGAAGAGGACTGACCTCCCCTTGA
- a CDS encoding PAS domain-containing protein: protein MEAREGGVGLNASFLLDGEDRILEGNRDAEVFLEKPLEEVRKVPLQKANPALYGALKELLAKTRRGRGVEDYAMAYKVGKRLLRLEIDMSPYPLEALGETGILVSMRSAGLRPLPARRAAEEPPPGEEAEAHEPADLKGFLDSLVEPAFILDLDANFSYVNPAMSRALGREREDLEGRPLSFFLRSEEAKRSLGRLVEAVHKAPWRGELEFSRRDGGAACIAVTVSEIKGKGGRKKALLCLGRENTTECRLRREREEELRRVWSMLERVGVAVASFTPDLRVTMLSRSAEELLGTSSDRAVGAPLPEVLPPGMAERIAPLLERAVRGEELEDERVEAGVAGEKGFFYFSVRSAYAANGVTREYLAVFRTPGREVSQAEEAATLREAASRAAAILETAVASRDEEDFLRGCLERLRDEFACEAAAAFAVERGQALLRGSLGLEEGEAEALEALRLRPGHARRCAVIDVLKVEIHGGIPRRGWDEVHSLIEKADTLLPLLRERRWKNMVIIPLRVEGGTAGSLVLADCEADRLDLAGTLALAAVGDAAASALAALRRRPPAVEECGGARGGVEDDGGGERRSEGPPQRGIMPVITRKAREGGGAALEVADVEAAGGYLSARDADPAACVRAGHQEHDHDYFEIAREAKGKEDADNLVLFAEHAGERAVPSARGIDLGELLWELKEYYARRLPRGEIFLELEEDLPRLHCDRRMLRESLDHLLDNAFRHSPPGAPVVLGAERWGDEVLLRVEDQGPGIPAEVAEEVMSGEPGRGTGNGKECMGGLYLCRRYVSSMGGTLSIKGRPGEGTTVFMRLRVLPFVGEGT, encoded by the coding sequence TTGGAGGCCAGGGAAGGAGGAGTGGGCCTCAACGCGTCTTTCCTCCTCGACGGGGAGGACAGGATCCTCGAGGGCAACCGGGATGCCGAGGTGTTCTTAGAAAAACCCCTGGAAGAGGTGCGCAAGGTCCCCCTCCAGAAGGCCAACCCCGCCCTTTACGGCGCCCTGAAGGAGCTCCTCGCCAAGACCAGGCGCGGGCGCGGGGTCGAGGATTACGCCATGGCCTACAAAGTGGGGAAGCGGCTCCTCCGCCTGGAGATCGACATGTCCCCCTATCCCCTAGAGGCCTTGGGAGAGACGGGGATCCTGGTGAGCATGAGGAGCGCCGGTCTCCGCCCGCTGCCGGCTCGGCGGGCGGCGGAGGAGCCCCCGCCCGGAGAGGAGGCGGAAGCCCATGAGCCCGCGGACCTGAAGGGGTTCCTGGACTCTCTGGTGGAGCCGGCTTTCATCCTCGACCTGGACGCCAATTTCTCCTACGTCAACCCGGCGATGAGCCGGGCGCTGGGGCGGGAGCGGGAGGATCTAGAGGGGCGCCCCCTGTCCTTCTTCCTGCGCAGCGAGGAGGCCAAGAGGTCCCTGGGCCGCCTGGTGGAGGCGGTCCACAAGGCCCCGTGGAGGGGGGAGCTGGAATTCTCGCGCCGGGACGGCGGTGCCGCCTGCATCGCGGTCACGGTGAGCGAGATCAAGGGCAAAGGCGGCAGGAAGAAGGCCCTGCTCTGTCTGGGCCGGGAAAACACCACCGAGTGCCGGCTGCGCCGCGAGAGAGAGGAGGAACTGCGCAGGGTGTGGAGCATGCTGGAGCGGGTGGGAGTCGCCGTGGCCAGCTTCACCCCGGACCTGCGCGTGACCATGCTCTCCCGCTCCGCGGAGGAGCTTCTCGGTACCAGCAGCGACCGGGCGGTGGGAGCCCCTCTCCCCGAGGTCCTCCCCCCGGGGATGGCGGAGAGGATAGCCCCCCTCCTGGAGAGGGCGGTCAGGGGCGAGGAGCTGGAGGATGAAAGGGTGGAGGCGGGCGTCGCCGGGGAAAAAGGGTTCTTTTACTTCAGCGTGCGCTCGGCCTACGCCGCCAACGGTGTGACCCGGGAGTACCTGGCCGTTTTTCGCACGCCGGGGCGAGAGGTCTCGCAGGCGGAGGAGGCCGCGACCCTGCGGGAGGCCGCGTCGCGCGCCGCAGCCATCCTGGAAACGGCCGTCGCCAGCCGGGACGAGGAGGATTTCCTGCGCGGATGCCTGGAGAGGTTGCGGGACGAGTTCGCCTGCGAGGCGGCGGCAGCCTTCGCGGTGGAGCGGGGGCAGGCCCTGCTCCGCGGCTCCCTGGGCCTGGAGGAAGGGGAGGCGGAGGCGCTGGAGGCTTTGCGCCTACGGCCCGGCCACGCGCGGCGGTGCGCGGTCATCGACGTCCTGAAGGTGGAGATACACGGGGGCATACCCAGGAGGGGCTGGGATGAGGTGCATTCCCTCATCGAGAAAGCGGATACGCTGCTGCCCCTGCTCAGGGAGAGGAGATGGAAGAATATGGTGATTATTCCCCTGCGCGTGGAGGGCGGGACGGCGGGGTCGCTGGTCCTGGCGGACTGCGAGGCGGACAGGCTGGACCTCGCCGGCACGCTCGCCCTGGCGGCGGTGGGGGATGCGGCGGCCTCCGCCCTGGCGGCGCTGAGAAGACGGCCGCCTGCCGTGGAGGAATGCGGCGGTGCGCGAGGGGGCGTCGAGGATGACGGCGGCGGGGAACGCCGGAGTGAGGGCCCGCCGCAACGCGGCATCATGCCGGTGATCACCCGCAAGGCGAGGGAAGGCGGGGGCGCGGCGCTGGAGGTCGCGGACGTGGAGGCGGCGGGCGGGTATCTTTCCGCGCGCGACGCCGATCCGGCGGCGTGCGTGCGCGCCGGGCACCAGGAGCACGATCACGACTACTTCGAGATAGCACGGGAGGCGAAGGGTAAGGAAGACGCGGACAACCTGGTGCTCTTCGCGGAGCATGCCGGGGAGCGAGCGGTCCCTTCCGCGCGGGGCATAGACCTCGGGGAGCTGCTCTGGGAGCTGAAGGAATATTATGCCAGGAGACTCCCGCGGGGGGAGATCTTCCTCGAGTTGGAGGAGGACCTCCCGCGCCTGCACTGCGACCGCCGGATGCTGCGCGAGTCGCTCGACCACCTTCTGGACAACGCCTTCCGGCATTCCCCGCCCGGTGCTCCGGTGGTCCTGGGGGCGGAGCGCTGGGGCGACGAGGTGCTCCTGCGGGTGGAGGACCAGGGTCCCGGCATACCCGCCGAGGTGGCGGAGGAGGTCATGAGCGGAGAACCCGGACGCGGTACCGGGAACGGGAAAGAGTGCATGGGCGGCCTCTATCTCTGCCGCAGGTACGTGTCCTCCATGGGCGGGACGCTCTCCATCAAGGGGAGGCCGGGGGAGGGGACCACGGTCTTCATGAGGCTCCGGGTGCTGCCCTTCGTGGGGGAGGGGACATGA
- a CDS encoding iron-containing alcohol dehydrogenase, producing MTANIYRFPVQVVFGEGCVRELASPLQSFGKHALLVTGGGPTSRSPAVDLLSEALEGKGIALSRFSEVRPDPDIETVERGAAFARERGCDFVIGLGGGSPMDAAKIIAALLTNDGDPASWEGVGRVPRRPGPLVCIPTTAGTGSEVTSIAVITGGKRRQKMSIVSHHLYPMLAAIDPELTYSMPPGLTASTGMDALTHAVESYVARRAWEPTRALALKAAQLIFSNLERACCDGSDAEARRNLSMGSFLAGMAFTASGLGLAHALAHALGSHCGMAHGTANAILLPHVMRFNLPSCPELYRELAAALGLEVSGVPARRAAEAAADAVRELVDALPIPSGLKEAGVVETSVESVAAEAFLNTRLRSSNPRETVLEDLVEVLRAAL from the coding sequence ATGACGGCGAATATCTACCGCTTTCCGGTACAGGTGGTCTTCGGGGAAGGCTGCGTCAGGGAGCTTGCCTCCCCGCTGCAGAGCTTCGGAAAGCACGCCCTGCTGGTCACCGGCGGAGGCCCTACCTCGCGTAGCCCGGCGGTGGACCTCTTGAGCGAGGCGCTGGAGGGGAAAGGGATCGCCCTCTCCCGGTTCTCCGAGGTCAGGCCCGACCCCGACATCGAGACCGTGGAACGCGGGGCCGCCTTCGCCAGGGAACGGGGCTGCGATTTCGTCATCGGGCTGGGAGGCGGCAGCCCCATGGACGCCGCTAAGATCATCGCCGCGCTGCTCACCAACGACGGCGACCCGGCCTCCTGGGAGGGGGTGGGGCGCGTTCCCCGCCGTCCCGGTCCCCTTGTCTGTATCCCCACCACGGCGGGCACCGGCAGCGAGGTCACCTCGATAGCGGTGATCACGGGCGGAAAGCGGCGCCAGAAGATGTCCATCGTCAGCCATCACCTCTACCCCATGCTCGCTGCCATAGATCCCGAGCTCACCTACTCCATGCCCCCGGGCCTCACCGCCTCCACGGGCATGGACGCGCTGACCCACGCCGTGGAATCCTACGTGGCCCGACGCGCCTGGGAGCCCACGCGCGCCCTGGCGCTGAAGGCGGCGCAGCTCATCTTCTCCAACCTGGAGAGAGCGTGCTGCGACGGCTCGGATGCGGAGGCGAGGCGCAATCTCTCCATGGGCTCTTTCCTGGCGGGCATGGCCTTTACCGCCTCCGGCCTGGGGCTCGCCCATGCCCTCGCCCATGCCCTTGGCTCGCACTGCGGGATGGCGCACGGCACCGCCAACGCCATCCTCCTCCCGCACGTGATGCGTTTCAACCTCCCCTCCTGCCCGGAACTCTACCGTGAACTAGCGGCGGCCCTGGGGCTCGAGGTGTCCGGGGTGCCGGCGCGCCGTGCCGCTGAGGCGGCCGCCGACGCGGTGAGAGAGCTGGTGGATGCGCTGCCCATCCCTTCCGGGCTCAAGGAAGCGGGGGTGGTGGAGACGAGCGTCGAGAGCGTGGCCGCCGAGGCGTTCCTCAACACCAGGCTGCGCTCCTCTAACCCCCGCGAAACCGTGCTCGAGGACCTGGTGGAGGTGCTGCGGGCGGCGCTGTGA
- a CDS encoding saccharopine dehydrogenase NADP-binding domain-containing protein, whose amino-acid sequence MSKLVIMGGCGAVGSTAVRSLAGTDYYDEYVIADRDIAAARKLSSELGPDRVKAFELDADDPANLREAMQGASVVLNCVGPFYRYGPPILEAAIAAGVDYVDICDDMDATEVMLDMDGKAKEAGISALVGMGSSPGMANLLVKFTAETLLDQVDSVDIYHAHGGEPVEGPAVIKHRFHSMEIDIPMFLDGEYKTVRLFEESGRALEEETDFRDVGTYPVYAYPHPETITLPKYIKGVKRVTNLGLVIPVSYANLIKDMVRLGLTSDEPLEVQGQMVIPREFAVAFVISRRDGLLKEAGIDTPRGCLKIVVKGAKGGEPHTYVFQMSSSGMGMGEGTGIPAALGAIVMGQGKVTLKGVFPPEAAVNPLDMIQLAGEVIKSSGKGDSAPIYIEHIDKDGKVEVVDLKL is encoded by the coding sequence ATGTCAAAGCTGGTGATCATGGGCGGTTGCGGCGCGGTGGGGAGCACCGCGGTGCGCAGCCTGGCGGGCACGGATTATTATGACGAATACGTGATCGCGGACCGCGATATCGCGGCCGCGCGCAAGCTCTCCTCGGAGCTGGGGCCCGATAGGGTCAAGGCCTTCGAGCTCGACGCCGACGATCCGGCGAACCTGCGCGAGGCCATGCAGGGCGCTTCGGTGGTCCTCAACTGCGTGGGGCCCTTCTACAGGTACGGACCCCCCATCCTCGAAGCGGCCATAGCGGCGGGCGTCGATTACGTGGACATCTGCGACGACATGGACGCCACCGAGGTCATGCTGGACATGGACGGCAAGGCGAAGGAGGCGGGCATCTCCGCCCTGGTGGGGATGGGCAGCTCGCCGGGCATGGCCAACCTGCTGGTGAAGTTCACGGCCGAGACCCTGCTCGACCAGGTGGACTCCGTGGACATCTACCACGCCCACGGCGGCGAGCCGGTGGAGGGCCCGGCGGTGATCAAGCACCGCTTCCACTCCATGGAGATCGACATCCCCATGTTCCTGGACGGGGAGTACAAGACGGTGCGGCTCTTCGAGGAGAGCGGCAGAGCCCTGGAGGAGGAGACGGATTTTCGCGACGTGGGCACCTATCCCGTCTATGCCTACCCCCATCCCGAGACCATCACCCTCCCCAAGTACATCAAGGGCGTGAAGAGGGTCACCAACCTGGGCCTGGTGATACCCGTTTCCTACGCCAACCTCATCAAGGACATGGTCAGGCTGGGCCTCACCTCCGACGAGCCTCTGGAGGTGCAGGGGCAGATGGTCATCCCGCGGGAGTTCGCGGTGGCCTTCGTCATCTCCCGCCGCGACGGCCTGCTCAAGGAGGCGGGGATCGATACCCCGCGCGGCTGCCTGAAGATCGTGGTCAAGGGGGCCAAGGGCGGCGAGCCCCATACCTATGTCTTCCAGATGTCCTCCAGCGGCATGGGCATGGGCGAGGGCACCGGGATCCCGGCGGCGCTGGGGGCCATCGTCATGGGGCAGGGCAAGGTGACCCTCAAGGGCGTCTTCCCGCCCGAGGCCGCGGTCAACCCCCTGGACATGATCCAGCTGGCGGGAGAGGTCATCAAGTCCTCCGGAAAGGGGGACAGTGCCCCCATATACATCGAGCACATCGACAAGGACGGCAAGGTGGAGGTCGTCGACCTCAAGCTCTGA
- a CDS encoding flavodoxin family protein, with translation MIPEVRVLAVCGSPVHGGNVEALLERVLESLDGSPGVSHELVSLARYEVEDCRHCNWCLRRQSEGKRCAVEDGMAELYPRVEEADALILATPVYFGRLSGYLAAFIDRMRPYVHGNESAGMLRNKVGGSVAVAWFRMAGLEMALLTINQFFHAVNMVVAAPDLGLQGGSAYSSLGGTGGREGDDRLLVLKDELGVASAASTVARAVELARLIKAGTRAMESS, from the coding sequence ATGATCCCGGAGGTGAGGGTGCTCGCGGTCTGCGGAAGCCCGGTGCACGGCGGCAACGTCGAAGCCCTGCTGGAGCGGGTCCTGGAGAGCCTGGATGGCTCGCCGGGGGTGAGCCATGAGCTGGTCTCCCTGGCGCGCTACGAGGTGGAGGACTGCCGGCACTGCAACTGGTGCCTGCGCAGGCAGTCGGAGGGGAAGAGATGCGCGGTGGAGGACGGCATGGCGGAGCTCTATCCCCGAGTCGAGGAAGCGGACGCCCTCATCCTCGCCACCCCGGTCTATTTCGGCCGGCTCTCCGGTTACCTGGCCGCCTTCATCGACCGCATGCGCCCCTACGTGCACGGCAACGAGAGCGCCGGCATGCTGCGGAACAAGGTGGGGGGCTCGGTGGCCGTGGCCTGGTTCCGTATGGCGGGGCTGGAGATGGCGCTGCTCACCATCAACCAGTTCTTCCACGCCGTGAACATGGTGGTGGCCGCCCCGGATCTCGGGCTGCAGGGCGGCTCCGCCTACTCGTCCCTGGGCGGCACGGGCGGGAGGGAGGGCGACGACAGACTGCTGGTGCTGAAGGACGAGCTGGGAGTGGCCAGCGCCGCCTCCACCGTGGCGCGCGCCGTGGAGCTGGCTCGCCTCATCAAGGCCGGGACCCGGGCCATGGAGAGCTCCTGA
- a CDS encoding diphthine--ammonia ligase, with protein sequence MNAFSSWSGGKDSCHALYRSLREGHVVRALFTMLHESGSFCRSHGTSRIILERQAEALGLPIHFGSATWEGYEAAFKEEISRLRGTGIEAGVFGDIDLQEHRDWVERVCGELGITPILPLWEGDRAGLAREFADLGFRAVVISVRKDLLGEEWLGRDFDRRCIDELEEAGIDPSGEAGELHTFVYDGPLFSHPVGFHAGVTTEHNGYLWLELRPA encoded by the coding sequence ATGAACGCCTTTTCATCCTGGAGCGGAGGCAAGGACTCCTGCCACGCCCTTTACCGCTCGCTGCGGGAAGGCCATGTGGTGAGGGCGCTCTTCACCATGCTCCACGAGAGCGGCTCTTTCTGCCGCTCGCACGGCACCTCGCGCATAATCCTGGAACGCCAAGCCGAGGCCCTGGGGCTCCCCATCCATTTCGGGAGCGCGACCTGGGAGGGCTATGAAGCGGCGTTCAAAGAGGAGATATCGAGGCTCAGGGGCACGGGCATCGAGGCGGGGGTCTTCGGGGACATCGATCTACAGGAGCACCGCGACTGGGTGGAAAGGGTGTGCGGTGAGCTGGGAATCACCCCCATCCTCCCCCTGTGGGAAGGCGACCGGGCCGGGCTTGCGCGCGAGTTCGCCGATCTCGGCTTCAGGGCCGTGGTCATCTCGGTGAGGAAAGACCTGCTGGGGGAGGAATGGCTGGGCAGGGACTTCGACCGGCGCTGCATCGACGAGCTGGAGGAAGCGGGCATCGATCCCTCCGGCGAGGCGGGAGAGCTCCATACCTTCGTCTATGATGGCCCTCTTTTCAGCCATCCCGTGGGATTCCATGCCGGGGTGACGACGGAACACAACGGCTACCTGTGGCTGGAGCTGCGCCCCGCCTGA
- a CDS encoding 4Fe-4S binding protein encodes MRSKMPWIDVERCDVAERCEECKAARFCRHGAFQVIRSENGSGATCRVAIDFEKCRLCGECSHACDLGAVKMV; translated from the coding sequence ATGAGGAGCAAGATGCCCTGGATCGACGTGGAGAGGTGCGACGTGGCGGAACGCTGCGAGGAATGCAAGGCGGCGCGCTTCTGCCGCCACGGTGCCTTCCAGGTGATCAGGAGCGAGAACGGATCCGGGGCGACATGCCGCGTGGCCATCGATTTCGAGAAATGCCGGTTGTGCGGAGAGTGCTCGCACGCATGCGACCTCGGCGCCGTGAAGATGGTATGA